Proteins from a single region of Mycoplasma leachii PG50:
- a CDS encoding folate family ECF transporter S component, translating into MLFFLTNGVAICVIIFLFVIAYVMDPKFLKTITTIKLTMMAMQVALIVLLTNIIGYSGVFGARLMFGNFVLFLSGMLFGPMGGALVGALSYTAGMINPNIFIHFSFMAAYMIYAMLGSLVFIRKQKSRLSFMISVFVLLFIASFTLTFISHPVAMLAIGKNSYVYVTLIKKFIVFPIDAAIEPVLIISTFEVSILVLKRVPNTWNSLWCTRFEGLEFLIKQEKKSKKDQKVLQESNKTTVITPVSS; encoded by the coding sequence ATGTTGTTCTTTTTAACAAATGGTGTTGCTATTTGTGTAATTATTTTTTTATTTGTAATAGCTTATGTAATGGATCCTAAATTTTTAAAAACTATTACAACTATTAAATTAACAATGATGGCAATGCAAGTAGCATTAATTGTTTTACTAACAAATATTATTGGTTATAGTGGTGTATTTGGTGCGCGATTAATGTTTGGTAATTTTGTTTTATTTTTATCTGGTATGTTGTTTGGTCCTATGGGTGGGGCTTTAGTTGGAGCTTTAAGTTATACAGCTGGGATGATTAATCCTAATATATTTATTCATTTTTCATTTATGGCTGCATATATGATTTATGCAATGTTAGGATCATTAGTTTTTATTAGAAAACAAAAATCAAGATTATCATTTATGATTTCAGTTTTTGTTTTACTGTTTATTGCAAGCTTTACTTTAACATTTATTTCTCATCCAGTTGCTATGTTAGCTATTGGTAAAAATTCATATGTTTATGTGACTTTAATCAAGAAATTTATTGTTTTTCCAATTGATGCTGCTATAGAACCAGTTTTAATCATTTCAACTTTTGAAGTTTCTATTTTAGTTTTAAAAAGAGTACCAAATACTTGAAACAGTTTATGATGTACAAGATTTGAAGGTTTAGAATTTTTAATTAAACAAGAAAAAAAATCTAAAAAAGATCAAAAAGTTTTACAAGAATCTAATAAAACTACTGTTATTACTCCAGTTTCTAGTTAG
- the trmFO gene encoding methylenetetrahydrofolate--tRNA-(uracil(54)-C(5))-methyltransferase (FADH(2)-oxidizing) TrmFO, translating into MKTIRIIGAGLSGCEAAYYLLKKGYFVEMYEIKTIKKNPIQHYDFFSELAYSDSFRSTDLKTSVGTLKKELELLDSLIIKATKHTSLNKSNELIVNRIEFGNYITNYLKTFNNLKIIEQEYLNINFNIPTIIAIGPISTPNFLTNLKKLINKKNLKLFDTVEPTILKQSINMDTCYSLDNNLNYLYCDLNKEQFEKFYNALISAKIFISPLKNEIKLLEKNNYFSVESLAKNKQEFINHFKPKNNSTYITITLKKDSVIDNLYTIVNFQTNLMWNEQLKVFSLIPGLENLKIMRYGVMHKNNYINTKKLLNLGVQLKTHKNIFFAGQIIGVDGYVESVCSGLITAINLDRYLNNKKMILPNKNSTIGSLYNYLLKTDSDFSPMRINWALVDMINGFELSDNSKKKYSKRAIKLIKQYLKKINA; encoded by the coding sequence ATGAAAACAATAAGAATTATTGGGGCAGGTCTATCAGGGTGTGAAGCTGCTTATTATTTATTAAAAAAAGGCTATTTTGTTGAAATGTATGAAATTAAAACTATTAAAAAAAATCCGATTCAACATTATGACTTTTTTTCTGAGTTAGCTTATTCAGATTCGTTTAGATCAACTGATTTAAAAACTAGTGTTGGTACTTTAAAAAAAGAATTAGAACTTTTAGATTCACTAATTATAAAAGCTACAAAACACACTAGTTTAAATAAAAGTAATGAACTAATTGTAAATAGAATTGAATTTGGAAATTATATTACTAATTATTTAAAAACTTTTAATAATTTAAAAATTATAGAACAAGAATATTTAAATATTAATTTCAATATTCCAACAATTATAGCAATTGGTCCTATTTCAACACCAAACTTTTTAACTAATTTAAAAAAATTAATTAATAAAAAGAATTTAAAATTATTTGATACTGTAGAACCAACTATTTTAAAACAATCAATAAATATGGATACTTGTTATAGTTTAGATAATAATTTGAACTATTTATATTGTGATTTAAATAAAGAACAATTTGAAAAATTTTACAATGCTTTAATTAGTGCAAAAATTTTTATTTCACCATTAAAAAATGAAATTAAATTACTAGAAAAAAACAATTATTTTAGTGTTGAAAGTTTAGCTAAAAACAAACAAGAATTTATTAATCATTTTAAACCAAAAAATAATAGCACTTATATTACTATTACATTAAAAAAAGATAGTGTTATTGATAATTTATATACAATAGTTAATTTTCAAACTAATTTAATGTGAAATGAACAATTAAAAGTTTTTAGCTTAATTCCTGGATTAGAAAATTTAAAAATTATGAGATATGGTGTTATGCATAAAAATAATTACATTAACACTAAAAAATTATTAAATTTAGGTGTGCAATTAAAAACACATAAAAATATTTTTTTTGCAGGTCAAATTATTGGAGTTGATGGATATGTTGAATCAGTTTGTTCTGGATTAATTACAGCAATTAATTTAGATAGATATTTAAATAATAAAAAAATGATTTTACCTAATAAAAATTCAACAATAGGTTCACTTTATAATTACTTATTAAAAACTGATTCTGATTTTAGTCCAATGAGAATTAATTGAGCTTTAGTTGATATGATTAATGGTTTTGAATTATCTGATAATAGTAAAAAAAAATATTCAAAAAGAGCAATTAAACTAATAAAACAATATTTAAAAAAGATTAACGCTTAA
- a CDS encoding DNA recombination protein RmuC has translation MNLTIILIILVVILTIISTSILFYLIKNKNSDSKIDLTSLKDKLETNKELINEKIEKDTEITKTNLINLKETVNKQKEDLTKSLDKLEDNIKKFNEITNNINTIDKKVDKSVKNINELSLIFKNSKTRGNLGEFTLEWILTNVLGEKTDNGIWQTQYRYKTSSVIVDAIIKTQINDKKIAIDSKFPLTKANVLISESNDSYLYKQAEGDFKQTIKNMIKELKNKYISNSENVSSVIMFIPSEAIFELIWSKFTDIFSEAIKNKIWICSPTTLPAVLYSQQISIKEYKISKNINEIQKLIKTITDDVKRLLDRNEKMSKIYEKYKTETEEVFKEFQTSANKIDKNYSKLESININDNQE, from the coding sequence ATGAATTTAACTATTATTCTAATAATTTTAGTAGTAATATTAACTATTATTTCAACTAGTATTTTATTCTATTTAATTAAAAATAAAAATAGTGATTCTAAAATTGATCTAACTAGTTTAAAAGATAAACTTGAAACTAATAAAGAATTAATTAATGAAAAAATAGAAAAAGATACTGAAATTACTAAAACTAATCTAATTAATTTAAAAGAAACAGTTAATAAACAAAAAGAAGATCTAACAAAATCATTAGATAAACTAGAAGACAATATTAAAAAATTTAATGAAATTACTAATAATATAAACACAATTGATAAAAAAGTAGATAAATCAGTTAAAAACATTAATGAATTATCTTTAATTTTTAAAAATAGTAAAACTAGAGGCAATTTAGGTGAGTTTACTTTAGAATGGATTTTGACTAATGTTTTAGGTGAAAAAACAGATAATGGAATTTGACAAACTCAATACAGATATAAAACTTCTAGTGTAATAGTTGATGCTATTATTAAAACACAAATTAATGATAAAAAGATTGCAATTGATTCTAAGTTTCCTTTAACAAAAGCAAATGTATTAATTTCAGAAAGTAATGATAGTTATTTATATAAACAAGCTGAAGGTGATTTTAAACAAACAATTAAAAATATGATTAAAGAATTAAAAAATAAATATATTTCTAATTCTGAAAATGTTTCTAGTGTAATTATGTTTATACCTTCTGAAGCTATATTTGAACTAATTTGATCTAAATTTACTGATATCTTTAGTGAAGCTATTAAAAATAAAATTTGAATTTGTTCACCAACTACTTTACCAGCTGTTTTGTATTCTCAACAAATTAGTATTAAAGAATATAAGATTAGTAAAAATATTAATGAAATTCAAAAACTAATTAAAACAATAACTGATGATGTTAAAAGACTATTAGATAGAAATGAAAAAATGTCTAAGATTTATGAAAAGTATAAAACAGAAACAGAAGAAGTTTTTAAAGAATTTCAAACTTCAGCAAATAAAATTGATAAAAATTATTCTAAATTAGAATCAATAAATATTAATGATAATCAAGAATAG
- a CDS encoding DUF2326 domain-containing protein, whose protein sequence is MFIKRLKISTPNQVIRDLEFKKGLNLIVDNTPMNDLTQTGNNVGKTTVLKLISFCLAGNADDIYKGIESKTTNDIVKDFLIDNKVLITLELVENLDNPFSNKITIQRNFLNKKERIIRLNDKDFASKDELAKELLDVIFPNHQSEKPSFREIISHNLRYKDQSINSTLKTLHSTTKDAQYEILHLFLLGFSFSNSKELLDFQNQLKFEQDHLKKLLSSNSDKQIYVDTLKIIDNEINELNKKKETLNIDEDFQINLDVFNEIKHNISMLSNKIGLLEIRKNSINDFINRMNSNRSSVDTKQLELIYNQTNLFIPKLHKTFDQLVNFHNKMLDEKIAFASKELPEIFKQMSSLQNQLNELLKVEKDLSIRLSKDDTFKELDKIITQLNRKHYEKGEYETKLSQINDSEEIIFKLKQKISLLSNDLYSKEFKNKLDERLNTFNKYFQRLSDTLYNERYFLTYSIENEKSKPYYKFNLSVLNHSSGKKQGEIICYDLAYIQFADHFNINCLHFLLNDKKELMSDNQLISISNYLLNSNAQLIISILKDKIPDKVWKNSNVVLELSQKDKLFKF, encoded by the coding sequence ATGTTTATAAAAAGGTTAAAAATTTCAACACCTAATCAAGTTATAAGAGATTTAGAATTTAAAAAAGGATTAAATTTAATTGTTGATAATACTCCTATGAATGATCTTACTCAAACTGGTAATAATGTTGGAAAAACTACAGTTTTAAAACTAATTAGTTTTTGTTTAGCAGGTAATGCTGATGATATTTATAAAGGTATTGAATCAAAAACTACAAATGATATAGTTAAAGATTTTTTAATTGATAACAAAGTTTTAATTACTTTAGAATTAGTAGAAAATCTAGATAATCCATTTTCAAATAAAATCACAATACAAAGAAACTTTTTAAATAAAAAAGAAAGAATAATTAGATTAAATGATAAAGATTTTGCTAGTAAAGATGAGCTAGCAAAAGAATTATTAGATGTAATTTTTCCAAACCATCAATCAGAAAAACCTTCATTTAGAGAAATTATTTCTCATAATTTAAGATATAAAGATCAAAGTATTAATAGTACTTTAAAAACACTTCATTCAACTACAAAAGATGCTCAATATGAAATTTTACACTTGTTTTTACTGGGCTTTAGTTTTTCAAATTCTAAAGAATTATTAGATTTTCAAAACCAATTAAAATTTGAACAAGATCATTTAAAAAAGCTTTTATCATCTAATTCAGATAAACAAATATATGTTGATACTTTAAAAATTATTGATAATGAGATTAATGAATTAAATAAGAAAAAAGAAACATTAAATATTGATGAAGATTTTCAAATAAATCTAGATGTTTTTAATGAAATTAAACATAATATTTCTATGCTTTCAAATAAAATTGGTTTATTAGAAATAAGAAAAAATAGCATTAATGATTTTATAAATAGAATGAATTCAAATAGAAGTTCAGTTGATACAAAACAATTAGAACTAATTTATAACCAAACTAATTTATTTATTCCAAAATTACATAAAACTTTTGATCAACTAGTTAATTTTCACAACAAAATGTTAGATGAAAAAATCGCTTTTGCTAGCAAAGAACTTCCTGAAATTTTTAAACAAATGTCAAGTTTACAAAATCAATTAAATGAATTATTAAAAGTTGAAAAAGATCTAAGTATTAGACTTTCAAAAGATGATACTTTTAAAGAATTAGATAAAATTATTACTCAGCTAAATCGTAAACATTATGAAAAAGGTGAGTATGAAACTAAATTAAGTCAAATCAATGATTCTGAAGAAATAATTTTCAAATTAAAACAAAAAATTAGTTTATTAAGTAATGATTTGTATTCAAAAGAATTTAAAAATAAATTAGATGAAAGACTTAATACTTTTAATAAATATTTTCAAAGACTATCAGATACCTTATATAATGAAAGATATTTTTTAACATATTCAATAGAAAATGAAAAAAGTAAACCTTATTATAAGTTTAATTTATCAGTACTAAATCATAGTTCTGGTAAAAAACAAGGTGAAATTATTTGTTATGATTTAGCTTATATACAATTTGCTGATCATTTTAACATTAATTGCTTACACTTTTTATTAAATGACAAAAAAGAATTAATGTCAGATAATCAATTAATTAGTATTAGTAACTATTTATTAAATAGTAATGCTCAATTGATTATTTCAATTTTAAAAGATAAAATTCCAGATAAAGTTTGAAAAAATTCTAATGTAGTTTTAGAATTATCTCAAAAAGATAAATTATTTAAGTTTTAA
- a CDS encoding ABC-three component system middle component 6 gives MLLPDNIQPKLSVYYNASLILKTLCQKSNLDMIDLYASIKTLENMPFNIFLLSLDWLYLTNKIDINDQGVVLLCL, from the coding sequence ATGTTATTACCAGATAATATTCAACCGAAATTAAGTGTTTATTATAATGCATCTCTAATTTTAAAAACTTTATGTCAAAAAAGTAATTTAGATATGATTGACTTATATGCAAGTATTAAAACATTAGAAAATATGCCATTTAACATATTTTTATTATCTTTAGATTGATTATATTTAACTAATAAAATTGATATAAATGATCAAGGAGTAGTTCTTTTATGTTTATAA